The proteins below come from a single Esox lucius isolate fEsoLuc1 chromosome 7, fEsoLuc1.pri, whole genome shotgun sequence genomic window:
- the rab24 gene encoding ras-related protein Rab-24 isoform X1, with amino-acid sequence MTMRVDAKVVMLGKESVGKTSLVERYVHHRFLVGPYQNTIGAAFVAKPIQVADKVVTLGIWDTAGSERYEAMSRIYYRGARAAIVCYDLTDTSSFQRAKFWVNELQNCEEHCKIYLCGTKLDLIESDRGLRQVDYHDVQDFADEIGATHFETSSKTGSKVDELFEKVAEDYNSISFQFMTEETGIDLGQKKDSYFYTCCHS; translated from the exons ATGACCATGCGTGTGGATGCCAAAGTAGTTATGCTTGGGAAGGAGAGTGTGGGCAAGACCAGCCTTGTTGAGAGATATGTCCACCATCGCTTCCTCGTCGGCCCCTACCAGAAC ACTATCGGGGCAGCGTTTGTTGCCAAACCAATCCAGGTGGCGGACAAGGTAGTTACTCTGGGAATATGG GATACAGCTGGATCAGAGCGCTATGAAGCTATGAGTAGGATCTATTACAGAGGAGCCAGGGCTGCTATTGTTTGCTATG ATTTGACTGATACCAGCAGTTTCCAGCGAGCTAAATTCTGGGTGAACGAGTTGCAGAACTGTGAAGAG CACTGCAAGATATATCTCTGTGGCACAAAGCTGGACCTGATTGAGAGTGATCGGGGCCTGCGGCAGGTGGATTACCATGATGTTCAGGACTTTGCCGATG AGATTGGGGCAACGCATTTTGAAACATCAAGTAAAACAGGCAGCAAAGTAG ACGAGTTGTTTGAAAAGGTTGCGGAAGACTACAACAGCATCTCCTTCCAATTCATGACCG aAGAGACAGGTATCGACTTGGGTCAGAAGAAGGACTCTTATTTCTATACCTGCTGCCACAGTTAA
- the rab24 gene encoding ras-related protein Rab-24 isoform X2, with protein MTMRVDAKVVMLGKESVGKTSLVERYVHHRFLVGPYQNTIGAAFVAKPIQVADKVVTLGIWDTAGSERYEAMSRIYYRGARAAIVCYDLTDTSSFQRAKFWVNELQNCEEHCKIYLCGTKLDLIESDRGLRQVDYHDVQDFADEIGATHFETSSKTGSKTSCLKRLRKTTTASPSNS; from the exons ATGACCATGCGTGTGGATGCCAAAGTAGTTATGCTTGGGAAGGAGAGTGTGGGCAAGACCAGCCTTGTTGAGAGATATGTCCACCATCGCTTCCTCGTCGGCCCCTACCAGAAC ACTATCGGGGCAGCGTTTGTTGCCAAACCAATCCAGGTGGCGGACAAGGTAGTTACTCTGGGAATATGG GATACAGCTGGATCAGAGCGCTATGAAGCTATGAGTAGGATCTATTACAGAGGAGCCAGGGCTGCTATTGTTTGCTATG ATTTGACTGATACCAGCAGTTTCCAGCGAGCTAAATTCTGGGTGAACGAGTTGCAGAACTGTGAAGAG CACTGCAAGATATATCTCTGTGGCACAAAGCTGGACCTGATTGAGAGTGATCGGGGCCTGCGGCAGGTGGATTACCATGATGTTCAGGACTTTGCCGATG AGATTGGGGCAACGCATTTTGAAACATCAAGTAAAACAGGCAGCAAA ACGAGTTGTTTGAAAAGGTTGCGGAAGACTACAACAGCATCTCCTTCCAATTCATGA